The Chthoniobacterales bacterium sequence GTGTTTTGGGCAGATGCCTTTAGCGGTCCAGCGTTGGTGAAACAGCCAGTCGGCAGGCGGGTCGCCGGGTTCGTTGCCTTCGGCGTCGCCGATGGTTTTGAGGGAGACTTTGATGACTTGCCGGATCTCGCGGTGCAACTTTTCAATCGAGTTAGAGTCGAGTCCACCGGAGCGGCGGTCGGGCGGCAAACCGGCGCGCCAGAGAATTTCGTCGGCCATCCAATTGCCGATGCCGGGGAAAAATTCCTGCATCAGGAGCACGGCCTTGAGCGGAGCCTTGCCGCGACGCTCCAAGATTTTGCCCAGCTTGATAACACTGAAACTCCGATGAGAAAGTTCCTCGGGCAGCTCGCTCCACCACTGGGGATCGGCGGTGCCCGGAGAAAAACGGACGCGTCCGAAGAGTCGGAAGTCGCGGAAAACCAGCGCACGTTTCTTCTGGTAGAGCACGAGGTGATCGTGCTTTTCCGGGGTGAAATCGGACTCTGCTGAAAAAAGTTCGCCCGTCATTCCGAGGTGAATTCCCAGCGTCGCGGTGGAGAAACGAAACAACATTTGCTTCGCACTCCGCTCGGAACTGAGCAGCGTCGCGCCAGTCAGCGCGTCTTTGATTTCAGTCTCAGTCGAACCTCGAAAAATGCGTTTCGCGCCGTGCAGATGGACGCGGAGGATTTTGTCGCCGATGCCGGGCGACCAGCGTTTGCGAAACCATTCGACTTCAGCGAGTTCGGGCATCGGCGCGGGATGTTTTGGAGGCGTTGCGTTTTTCGAGGAAGAAATCCTGCAAGAGTGACCGGCATTCATCCTGGCGCACGCCGCTCGTGATCTCGCAACGGTGGTTGAGCTGGGGCATTTGCAGGAGGTTAAGGAGACCGCCCGCCGCACCGCCTTTGGCATCGCCGCAGCCGAAAATCACCCGACGGAGTCGGGCGTGAACCAGCGCGCCGGCGCACATCGGGCAGGGTTCTTTCGTCACATAAAGATCGCAGTCGGCCAGCCGCCAATCGTCGAGCACGCTCTCGGCCTGGGTGATCGCCAGCATTTCGGCGTGAGCCGTGGCGTCTTTCAAGGTCTCGACCTGATTCGACGCACGGGCGATGATTTTTCCCTCGCGAACGACCACCGCGCCGATGGGCACTTCGTCGGCCTCGCCCGCCCGATGCGCCTGGCGGAGGGCTTCGCCCATGAAATAGAGGTCGCTCGCGAGGTCGATGATGGGCTCGGGGTCATTCACAGCGGGAAAATAGGACGGACTTTTTCAGATTGCGACTCCAGATCGTGTGCAGTTGAATGGAACTCGCATGAAACCCGTTCTCATCGCCCCGAGCATCTTGGCTTCCAACTTTGGGAAACTGGCCGAGGAAGTGCGCAGCGCGGAGGCGGCCGGAGCCGACTGGTTGCATCTCGATGTGATGGACGGCCATTTCGTGGATAACATTTCGTTTGGACCCGCCTTTGTGCAGGCTGCGCACACGGCGGCGACGGTGCCGGTGGATGTGCATCTGATGATTTCGCGGCCCGATCATTATCTGACTCGATTCACCGGCATCGCGAAAAATATCTCGGTGCATGTTGAGGCGGAGCACGATGTTAGTCAGACGCTCGCTGCGATCCGCAAGGCAGGTTGCACGGCGGGACTGGCAATTAGTCCACCGACGCAGATTGAAATGGTGCGACCATTTTTGGCGGAGATCGATTTGCTCCTCGTGATGACAGTGAATCCCGGCTACGGCGGGCAGCCGTTCATCCCGGAAATGCTGGCCAAAGTGGAGCAACTCGCCGCGTGGCGGGCGGAGTTGGGGTTGGATTTCCACATCGAAGTGGATGGCGGCATCAATGCGAGCACGAGTCGAATGTGCCGCGAGTCGGGTGCGAATGTGATGGTGGCCGGCAGTTCGGTTTTTGGCGCGGCGGACCGCACGGCAGCCGTGGCGGAATTACGCAAACCGTTATGAATTTCCTCGCCGTCACCGGGGATGCATGGAAGCCAGGCAACGGCGTGGCGTCGGTGCTGGCGGGAGTGCTGATTTATCTGCTGGTGCATCTCATCGGGCAGATTCTGAAAAAACGCACTGGAGTGCGGCTCGGCCTGACCTATGAAATCTTTGCCGCCACGCTCGCCATCATCGCCGGGTCGCTGGTTTACGAACCGGGTCATGCGATTTCAGTCGGATTAAAGTCGATTGCACAGCTCACCGGAGCGTTTGTCATCACGGCCATCGTGAACCGCTACTTCTGGGAGATTTATTTCATCCGGAGCGGGAAACCGGCGGCGCCAAAATTTTTCAGCCAGGTCTTCTCCTTGATCGTCATCGTAGCGGCGCTGGTTCTAATCGTCACGGCCAATTTCCAAGAAGGGTCCAATCTTGTAAAAACTGTGCTCACCACAGGCGGCGTCCTCGCGCTGACCATCGGTCTCGCGCTCCAGGATTTGCTGGGGAACATCATAGCCGGGTTTGCGATTCATTTTGGCCAGCCGTTCAAGCTAGGCGACTGGCTCATCCTCGACAACACACACGTCGAAGTCATGGAGATCAACTGGCGCTCGACTCGTTGCCGGACCAACGACGACACCTATCTCGATGTGCCGAACGCGAGCATCACCAAGCAGACGGTGATGAACCTTTATTACCCCGACCGCGTCCACGCGATTCGCGTCTATGTGTCTTTGGAATACGACACGCCGCCGAACCTGGCGAAAGATTGCCTGCTGCGCGCGGCGCTGGGTGCGCAAGGCGTAATGGCGACGCCGAAACCGGTGATTTACCTGAAGGAATTTGCCGACTCGAGCATCAATTATGAGATCAAGGCGTTCATCATGGATCACTCGAAATACCCTGTGATCATGGACGCAATCAGGACAAACATCTGGTATGAATTGAAGCGGAAAAAACTAACGATTCCATTTCCTCAGCGTGTGTTGCAGGTGAATCGTCCGGTGAAGGCGGCACCCGAGAATTTCTCGAATGAAGTGATCGAGGTCTTGAGAAAGCAGGACTCGTTTTCGTTCCTGACTCCGGTGCAACTCCGCCGCCTGACTGAGGGCTGCCAGGCGATATTTTATGGACGGAATGAGAAAATCATCCAGCAAGGCGAGCCGGGCGAATCGATGTTCGTCATTCTTTCCGGGAGTGTGAGCGTGCTGGTGGAATGCGACGCTGTGAGCACTGAAGTCGCGGTGATGAAAGAGGGCGCGTGCTTCGGCGAAATGTCGTTGCTGACCGGGGAAAAACGCAGCGCGACGGTCATTGCCGTGGAGGATTCGCTGGTCGTCGAGCTCTGCAAGGAAAGCATGTCGCGGCTTTTGAAAGAGAACGTCCGCGTCGTGGAAAAGCTCGGAGAACTTCTGGCCAACCGGAAATTAACCAACGAAACCCAACTCGCCGCAACGAAGGGCAAAGGCGGCCGGGTGGCGACCGCGCGCAGCCTGAAGGCGTCGTTCCTGAGTCAGCTCAAGGCGTTTTTTGACCTCTAGGCCAACTCGTCGATCTGCCGAATGCGGTCGATGTGGCGACCTCCCTCAAATGGCGTTGTCAGAAAAATCCGCACAATCTCCAGGGCGAGTTCCAGTGATATCATGCGTTCGCCGAGTGAGAGAACATTGGCGTCGTTGTGTCGGCGGGTGAGCACGGCGCTCTCGGTGTTCCAGCAGAGCCCGCAACGAATGCCCCGCGTGCGATTCGCCGTGATCGCCTCGCCATTTCCCGAGCCGCCAAGCACGATGCCGCGCTCGTAGTCGCCTGCGGCCACTGCCTCAGCGACTGGACGGATGAATTTCGGGTAATCCACTGGCTCGGTCGAAAACGTCCCGAAATTTTTCACCTCGTGCCCGTCCGCCTCCAGCATGGCGATGATCGCCTTCTTGTAGTGAAACCCGGCGTGGTCCGATCCGATGGCGATTTTCATGGGAGTTAAAGGGTAATGGCAGGAACTTCTGATTGCCGATTTTTTCAAGACTGCTACATAACTCCGTAGCAAACAAGCGTTCGTAGCTCAACTGGATAGAGCGCCGCCCTCCGAAGGCGGAGGTTGTGGGTTCGACCCCCGCCGAACGCAGTTTCCGCAAAATTCCCGCTTGCAGGCTGCGGACACGTGTGGCAGTCTTGCGGCCCGTTTGAAAACACGGGTTTATTTCATGGCTTACGCAATCATCAAAACTGGCGGCAAACAATACCGCGTGACTCCCGGGCAATATTTCGACATCGAGAAGTTGGACGTTGCCGTGGGCGAAAAAACCACTTTTTCCGAAGTCCTCTTCCATTCCGATGGAAGCAAGCTGACCTACGGCTCCCCGAGCATCGCCGGCGCGACCGTCGTGGCCGAAATCCTCGACCAGCACAAGGATAAAAAAGTGATTGCCTACAAATACAAACGCCGTAAAGGTTACCACCGCACTGTGGGACATCGCCGGAAATTGACCCGGGTCAAAATCGAATCCATCTCCCTGTAACTCAGCTCATTTTTTTAAAACGTCATGGCACATAAAAAAGGACAAGGCAGCGTTAAGAACGGCCGCGACAGCGTCAGCAAGCGTCTCGGCGTCAAAAAATTTGGCAGTGAATCCGTCGTGGCGGGCAACATCATCCTGCGCCAGCGTGGCACCAAGTTTCATCCCGGCAAAAACGTCGGGTTGGGACGTGATTACACGATTTTTGCGCTCACCGATGGTGTGGTTCGTTTCGACCGCGATGGTCGTCGTGTAAACGTCGATCCAGTGCTGGAAACCGTTTCCTCCAACTAAGAGACAGACAATTCCCTCCCGCAGCAAAACCGCGCTCCAAATCATATGGGGCGCGGTTTTGTATTTTCTGGGGTAATTGCGGTGTTTTCTGGTAGTCAGTAGCGACCGACTTGAAAACGCCATGCTAGAGCAATTTTTTCAGCTCCAGAAAAACGGCACCACCATCCGCCGCGAAGTGATGGCTGGTCTCACGACCTTCGCCGCGATGGCCTACATTCTCGCGGTGAATCCCTCGATTTTGTCCGTCACCGGAATGGATCGGGGCGCACTCATCACCGCGACAGCACTCGCCTCGGCCATCATGACGCTCGCGATGGCGCTGCTCACCAACTACCCGCTGGCTCTCGCCCCGGGCATGGGTCTGAATGCGTTCTTCGCCTTCACCGTCTGCGGAGCGATGAAAATCCCCTGGCAGGCCGCGCTCGGCATGGTCTTCTGGGGCGGAGTTGTGTTTCTCCTGCTCTCGATCACCGGCATTCGCCAAAAACTGGTGGACGCCATTCCGATGGAACTCAAACTCGCCATCACCTGCGGCATCGGGTTGTTCATCGCCTTCATCGGCTTGAGAAATGGCGGCATCATCGTGGGCCATCCGGCAACGCTCGTCGGCTTGGGAAATTTCCATCAGCCCAGTCCATGGCTTGTGCTCGGCGGACTGATTTTCACCGCCGCCTTGGTCGCGAAAAAAGTCCGAGGTGCCGTCGTCTTGGGAATTCTCGCCGTAACTATCGCGTGCCTTTTTGCTGGCATCACGGCGCATCCATCTTCCTTGGTCGCCTGGCCCGCATCGCTCGCGCCGACTTTTCTCAAACTCGACCTCTCGTTTCTCTGGACGCATTCGGCAGTCGCCATTCCCATTGTCCTGAGTTTTCTCTTCGTCGATCTTTTCGACAACATGGGGACTTTGATCGGTGTCTGCAACCGGGCCGGTTTGCTCGATCGGAATGGAAGTCTGCCCAAAATCGGCCGCGCCTTCACCGCCGATGCAAGTGCCGCGATGATCGGTTCCTGCCTCGGGACTTCCACAGTGACGACTTACATCGAGTCCGCCGCCGGCGTCGAGGAAGGCGCGCGCACCGGTTTCTCGAGCGTCATCGTGGCGCTCTGTTTTTTGCTCGCGCTCTTGTTGCATCCGCTCATCGCCATCATTCCAGCCGTAGCCACCGCGCCAGCCTTGATCATCGTGGGAATTTTCATGATGCAAGGCGTCCTCGACATCGATCTGAGGGATTTTAGCAAAGCCGTTCCAGCCGTCATCACCATGATCGCCATGCCGCTGACCTTCAGCATCAGCGAAGGCATCGCGCTCGGCTTCCTCGTTTATGCCGGTCTGAAACTCTGCCTCGGTCGGGCGAGGGAGGTGACTCCGCTGGCGTGGATCTTGGCGGCTTTGTTTCTGGCCCATTTCATTTATCAAGGCGTGGACGCGGCGACATGACTCGCACGGTCGGCTTTCGGGTTGCGCAGGCGGCGAGTTGAACGTTTATTGGCACCCTCGTGAGCATCCAACCGAAAGACATCATTTACCTCGATAATAACGGAACGACCGCCGTCGATCCTGCCGTGGTCGCCGAAATGATGCCTTATCTGACCGATTTTTATGGCAATCCGAGCAGCGCCTACAGCTTCGGCACCCAGGTGAAGGAAGCCATCGAAGTCGCCCGTGCCAAGGTTGCCACGCTGCTCGGCTGCGCTCCGCCGGAAATCATTTTCACCTCCTGCGGCACGGAATCGAACAACGCGGCCATCCAGTCCGCCCTGCTGATCGACCCGGATCGCCAGCACGTCGTCACGAGCGCCGTCGAGCACAGCGCCATCATCAAACACGGCGAAGCGCTGGCCCGTCGCGGCATTGAAGTCACGTGGCTGCCAGTCGATTCCAGCGGGCAAATTGATCTCGACGACTTGAGAAACGCCGTCCGCGACGACACTGCGATTGTGTCCCTCATGTGGGCCAACAACGAAACTGGCGTCCTCTTTCCCATCGAGGAAGCCGCCGCCCTCGCTCGTGCCAAAGGCGCTCTCTTCCATACCGACGCCGTGCAGGCCGTGGGAAAAATCCCCATCAAACTAGCCGACTCGAAGATTAATTTCCTCTCCGTCTCCGGCCACAAACTGCATTGCCCGAAAGGCGTCGGCGTTCTCTATGCCAACCGCAAATCCCGCTTTAACTCGTATCTGATCGGCGGCGGCCAGGAAAACGGCAAACGCGCCGGCACTGAAAACGTCCCCTACATCGTCGCCCTCGGCAAAGCCGCCGAACTCGCCGGAGCCGCCATGGCCGAGGAAAACATCGAGGTTAAAGCCCTGCGCGACCATTTCGAAAACACCCTGCTGGCCACCCTCGACGGCATCGAAGTCAACGGCGACCGCGAAAATCGTCTGCCCAATACGAGTAACATCGCAATCAGCGGAGTCGAATCCGAGGCCCTCCTCATCCTTCTGGACCAGCGCGGCATCTGCTGCTCCGGCGGCTCCGCCTGCACCACCGGCCAGCTTACCCCGTCACACGTCCTCATGGCCATGGGCTTCTCCGTCGATCGCGCCCGCTCCAGTGTCCGCTTCTCCTTTAGCCGCTACAACACCCGCGCCGAAGTCGATCGCGCATTAGAAATCGTCATTGCTGCCATCGAGAAACTGCGTTCTCTAACGGTTGTTCCTGCCTGATGTCGTTGGGTGGGCCAGCGGACGTCAGTTATAGCCCAGCCACCGGCGAGGCTTTCGAGACACGCTCATGAGCCGCGCCCGTATTCTTCAGGTCTTCAGTCGCTACGAGCATTACGGTGGCGAAGAGGCGAGCGTGACCCGGATCGGCGACATCATGCAGCGAGCGTATGATGTGGAGTATTTTCTGGGTTCCACTTCCGATCTCATGCGCCCTGGGGTGCTGAACAAGCTGCAACTGCCGCTGCGAATGCTCTACAACCAGGATGTAAAAAAACGGCTCCTGCATTATCAGAAGGCAGGCCGCTTCGACTACTGGCAGGTTCACAACGTCTTCCCCGGCATGTCGCCGGTGGTCTATTATCTGGCAGAAAACCTGGGCATCCCCGTGGTGCAATACCTCCACAACTACCGATTCTCCTGCTCCAACGGCTTTTTTCTCAATCACGGTCAGCCGTGTCAGCTCTGCATTAAAGGGAATTTTTTCCCCGCCTTTGAGACAGCTTGCTGGCGCAATAACGCGGTTTACAGCGGCGCGATGGGCTTTGTGCTAAGCACCGTCCGCTGGAAAGAATTATTTTCGAAAATCAACCGTTTCATCGCCATCAGTCATCGTCAGAAAGCCCTGCACATCGAGATGGGAGTCCCGGCGGAAAAAATTGATGTCATCTATCATTTTGCCGAGCCGGTCGAAGCTGCAGCCGGTGCCCAGGCAGGCGGTCATGCCTTGTTTATTGGTCGGCTTTCCGCGGAAAAAGGCGGCATGCACTTGCTTCGCGCCTGGCAGAAGATCCAGCACCACGAGCGCAAATTATTCATCGTTGGCGATGGCCCGGAAAAGCAACGGATGGAGGAGTTTTGCCAGCAAAACGCACTGAAAAATGTCGTCTTCACAGGATTTCTCAAAAGTACCGAGCAGCAGGAAATCTGGGACAACGCGGCTTTCACCCTAGTCCCCTCGATCTGGGAAGAGCCATTTGGACTGGTCGTTCTCGAATCATGGGCGCGGAAAATCCCAGTTATTGCTCACCGGATTGGTGCCTTGCCCGAACTTATTTCCGATGAGCAGGATGGGTTGCTCTGTAATCCTAATTCGCCCGAAAGCCTGGCCGCCTGTATGGACACATTTTTCTCCGACCACTGTATGACGCGCGACTGCGGTATGGCGGGCTATCGCAAGCTGCTCTCAGATTTCAATGCGAACAGATGGCTCGACGAGATCAAGGCCACTTACAGTCGGCTTCCATAAGCATGGCCACTCTTGTAACCTGCTCCCTCCCTCCGATGAAAATCCCCGATAATCTTCCCCAGCCGCTCATCTCCGTGCGCATGAGTCTCTTTGCCATCACCGCACTGGTGGTGATCCTGACCGCAGATAATCTGCTGCCCTATGTCACGATCACTCCCCCGCTTTCGCTCCTGATAATCGGATTTCTCGCTCTGAAAGTACGTCCGAAAATTCTCTTCGCTTGGGTGTTGCTCTACTCCAGCGCATCCATCGTCATGATCTATCAAGATCGCATCAACTGGACTCCCAACAGCTACGAAGTCCGTTTCGCCACGCGTTTGCTGGGCATTATTGCTGGTAACAGTGTTGCTCTCGGTCTGAGTATTTACCGGGCACGGCTGGAGGATAGCTACCTGCAAATTTTGAGTATTTTCCAAAAAATACCTTCGCCGTTGATCGTCTCCGACAATATTGGCAATGTCGTCACGGTTAATGAGGAGGCGGTGAGGCTTTGTGAGTTGGATGCGGAAAAGATGGTCGGCGATTCCTACTTCAAATACTTCGGCATTGGGCGATCCAAAGGAGAATCCATCCGAAAATACCTCGAACTGGTGCAAAATCCATCCAATGACACACAGAGGCTGGATATCTGGTTAGATGGGAAAAAAATATACCTGCAAGGTTCCTTGGTAATACTTCCCATCGCATCTCTCGGCGGTGAAAAATGGATTCTAACGACGTTATTCCCCGACGATGGAGTTTCCTCTTTATCCAACCAAAGTGGAACGCCATGAAGATTTTATTCGACCATCACTCGCCATTTTTCCTGGCGCATGGTGGGTTTCAAACCCAGATCGAACAGACGAAGCTGGCTCTGGAACAGATCGGACTCGAAGTCGAATACGTCCGCTGGTGGGATGATGCGCAGCGTGGGGACATCATCCATTATTTTGGTCGGCCAGATGAAGGCTACATCCGGTTTGCGCATCAGAAAGGAATGAAAGTCGTCGTGGCCGAGTTGCATTCTGGCCTCGGCTCGCGCTCGTCCCAAGCTAGGTGGGCCCAGAAGCTACTCAAGCAGACGTGTCAGAGACTCATGCCCGCAGCCTTTCTTTCCAAGCTCGCTTGGGAAGCCTATCGGGACGCGGATGCTTTCATTGCCCTAACGTCTTGGGAAGCTCGGCTCATGCAGGAAATGTTTGGAGCGAACCAAAAGAAAATCCATGTGATCCCGAATGGAGTGGAGGAAATGTTTTTTGAGACGATTTCGGAAGTCGAGAAGAAGAACTATCTTGTCTGCACGGCGACCATTACCCCGCGCAAACAAGTGCTGGAACTCGCCGAGGCGGCCACTGCTGCGGGAACTTCTCTATGGATTATTGGAGAGCCTTATTCTCCCACGGATCCGTACTACCTGAAATTTCTTGGAGTCGTCCAGCAGTCGCAGGGTTTGATTCGATACGAGGGCGGCATTTCAGACCGCACCAAGCTGGCGCGGATTTACCGTGAAGCTACGGGTTTTGTGCTCCTGAGCACGATGGAAAGCTTAAGCCTTTCTGCATTGGAGGCAGCGGCCTGCGGTTGTCCTCTGTTATTAAGCGATCTTCCCTGGGCGCGAAGTGCCTTTGGTGATTCGGCCAGTTATGCTCCCATCTCGGATCCGGTTTCGATCATCAAAAAGCTGAAAGCACTTCTCTCTGGCAAAATCAAGCACGCCCATTGCGCCCCGAAGACCTGGGTTGAAGTCGCGCGTCAACTGGATGCAGTATACCGCTTGTGTTCCCCTCGCTAATCAGTGTTCATGCCGCTTGATATGCCTGACGAGATCGAAAATGTGAACTTGAGAAAAAAGGGAACCGTCCTTGCTCTGTTAGGTTTTGGCTTATGGTTGACCATCATCTTGCTAACGCCTCCGAGGATTCCTAGTGGAGACCTAATTTGCTTCAAGGACCCGGGGATAAATTTTGCTCGTGGCGAAGGACTGGTTGAACGATTGAGTCCGGCGCATCACTCTCTCACTCCTCAGTTTTATTCCAATTATCCACCGCTGGCACCGTATCTCTACGGCTTCTATGTGAAAGTGGCCGGAGTCAGCGCAAAGGCGGATGAGGTTTTTGACTTCCTAACTTCCTCGCTGGCGGGACTGATGTTTTGGTTTTATATCGCTC is a genomic window containing:
- the rpe gene encoding ribulose-phosphate 3-epimerase translates to MKPVLIAPSILASNFGKLAEEVRSAEAAGADWLHLDVMDGHFVDNISFGPAFVQAAHTAATVPVDVHLMISRPDHYLTRFTGIAKNISVHVEAEHDVSQTLAAIRKAGCTAGLAISPPTQIEMVRPFLAEIDLLLVMTVNPGYGGQPFIPEMLAKVEQLAAWRAELGLDFHIEVDGGINASTSRMCRESGANVMVAGSSVFGAADRTAAVAELRKPL
- a CDS encoding DNA-formamidopyrimidine glycosylase family protein, whose translation is MPELAEVEWFRKRWSPGIGDKILRVHLHGAKRIFRGSTETEIKDALTGATLLSSERSAKQMLFRFSTATLGIHLGMTGELFSAESDFTPEKHDHLVLYQKKRALVFRDFRLFGRVRFSPGTADPQWWSELPEELSHRSFSVIKLGKILERRGKAPLKAVLLMQEFFPGIGNWMADEILWRAGLPPDRRSGGLDSNSIEKLHREIRQVIKVSLKTIGDAEGNEPGDPPADWLFHQRWTAKGICPKHGTPLSTATVGGRTTRWCPICQPPTA
- a CDS encoding NCS2 family permease; the protein is MLEQFFQLQKNGTTIRREVMAGLTTFAAMAYILAVNPSILSVTGMDRGALITATALASAIMTLAMALLTNYPLALAPGMGLNAFFAFTVCGAMKIPWQAALGMVFWGGVVFLLLSITGIRQKLVDAIPMELKLAITCGIGLFIAFIGLRNGGIIVGHPATLVGLGNFHQPSPWLVLGGLIFTAALVAKKVRGAVVLGILAVTIACLFAGITAHPSSLVAWPASLAPTFLKLDLSFLWTHSAVAIPIVLSFLFVDLFDNMGTLIGVCNRAGLLDRNGSLPKIGRAFTADASAAMIGSCLGTSTVTTYIESAAGVEEGARTGFSSVIVALCFLLALLLHPLIAIIPAVATAPALIIVGIFMMQGVLDIDLRDFSKAVPAVITMIAMPLTFSISEGIALGFLVYAGLKLCLGRAREVTPLAWILAALFLAHFIYQGVDAAT
- the rpmA gene encoding 50S ribosomal protein L27, yielding MAHKKGQGSVKNGRDSVSKRLGVKKFGSESVVAGNIILRQRGTKFHPGKNVGLGRDYTIFALTDGVVRFDRDGRRVNVDPVLETVSSN
- the nifS gene encoding cysteine desulfurase NifS yields the protein MSIQPKDIIYLDNNGTTAVDPAVVAEMMPYLTDFYGNPSSAYSFGTQVKEAIEVARAKVATLLGCAPPEIIFTSCGTESNNAAIQSALLIDPDRQHVVTSAVEHSAIIKHGEALARRGIEVTWLPVDSSGQIDLDDLRNAVRDDTAIVSLMWANNETGVLFPIEEAAALARAKGALFHTDAVQAVGKIPIKLADSKINFLSVSGHKLHCPKGVGVLYANRKSRFNSYLIGGGQENGKRAGTENVPYIVALGKAAELAGAAMAEENIEVKALRDHFENTLLATLDGIEVNGDRENRLPNTSNIAISGVESEALLILLDQRGICCSGGSACTTGQLTPSHVLMAMGFSVDRARSSVRFSFSRYNTRAEVDRALEIVIAAIEKLRSLTVVPA
- the rpiB gene encoding ribose 5-phosphate isomerase B; protein product: MKIAIGSDHAGFHYKKAIIAMLEADGHEVKNFGTFSTEPVDYPKFIRPVAEAVAAGDYERGIVLGGSGNGEAITANRTRGIRCGLCWNTESAVLTRRHNDANVLSLGERMISLELALEIVRIFLTTPFEGGRHIDRIRQIDELA
- a CDS encoding PAS domain-containing protein, producing the protein MKIPDNLPQPLISVRMSLFAITALVVILTADNLLPYVTITPPLSLLIIGFLALKVRPKILFAWVLLYSSASIVMIYQDRINWTPNSYEVRFATRLLGIIAGNSVALGLSIYRARLEDSYLQILSIFQKIPSPLIVSDNIGNVVTVNEEAVRLCELDAEKMVGDSYFKYFGIGRSKGESIRKYLELVQNPSNDTQRLDIWLDGKKIYLQGSLVILPIASLGGEKWILTTLFPDDGVSSLSNQSGTP
- the rplU gene encoding 50S ribosomal protein L21, giving the protein MAYAIIKTGGKQYRVTPGQYFDIEKLDVAVGEKTTFSEVLFHSDGSKLTYGSPSIAGATVVAEILDQHKDKKVIAYKYKRRKGYHRTVGHRRKLTRVKIESISL
- a CDS encoding glycosyltransferase family 4 protein — its product is MHYFGRPDEGYIRFAHQKGMKVVVAELHSGLGSRSSQARWAQKLLKQTCQRLMPAAFLSKLAWEAYRDADAFIALTSWEARLMQEMFGANQKKIHVIPNGVEEMFFETISEVEKKNYLVCTATITPRKQVLELAEAATAAGTSLWIIGEPYSPTDPYYLKFLGVVQQSQGLIRYEGGISDRTKLARIYREATGFVLLSTMESLSLSALEAAACGCPLLLSDLPWARSAFGDSASYAPISDPVSIIKKLKALLSGKIKHAHCAPKTWVEVARQLDAVYRLCSPR
- the tadA gene encoding tRNA adenosine(34) deaminase TadA codes for the protein MNDPEPIIDLASDLYFMGEALRQAHRAGEADEVPIGAVVVREGKIIARASNQVETLKDATAHAEMLAITQAESVLDDWRLADCDLYVTKEPCPMCAGALVHARLRRVIFGCGDAKGGAAGGLLNLLQMPQLNHRCEITSGVRQDECRSLLQDFFLEKRNASKTSRADARTR
- a CDS encoding glycosyltransferase family 4 protein; protein product: MSRARILQVFSRYEHYGGEEASVTRIGDIMQRAYDVEYFLGSTSDLMRPGVLNKLQLPLRMLYNQDVKKRLLHYQKAGRFDYWQVHNVFPGMSPVVYYLAENLGIPVVQYLHNYRFSCSNGFFLNHGQPCQLCIKGNFFPAFETACWRNNAVYSGAMGFVLSTVRWKELFSKINRFIAISHRQKALHIEMGVPAEKIDVIYHFAEPVEAAAGAQAGGHALFIGRLSAEKGGMHLLRAWQKIQHHERKLFIVGDGPEKQRMEEFCQQNALKNVVFTGFLKSTEQQEIWDNAAFTLVPSIWEEPFGLVVLESWARKIPVIAHRIGALPELISDEQDGLLCNPNSPESLAACMDTFFSDHCMTRDCGMAGYRKLLSDFNANRWLDEIKATYSRLP
- a CDS encoding mechanosensitive ion channel family protein: MNFLAVTGDAWKPGNGVASVLAGVLIYLLVHLIGQILKKRTGVRLGLTYEIFAATLAIIAGSLVYEPGHAISVGLKSIAQLTGAFVITAIVNRYFWEIYFIRSGKPAAPKFFSQVFSLIVIVAALVLIVTANFQEGSNLVKTVLTTGGVLALTIGLALQDLLGNIIAGFAIHFGQPFKLGDWLILDNTHVEVMEINWRSTRCRTNDDTYLDVPNASITKQTVMNLYYPDRVHAIRVYVSLEYDTPPNLAKDCLLRAALGAQGVMATPKPVIYLKEFADSSINYEIKAFIMDHSKYPVIMDAIRTNIWYELKRKKLTIPFPQRVLQVNRPVKAAPENFSNEVIEVLRKQDSFSFLTPVQLRRLTEGCQAIFYGRNEKIIQQGEPGESMFVILSGSVSVLVECDAVSTEVAVMKEGACFGEMSLLTGEKRSATVIAVEDSLVVELCKESMSRLLKENVRVVEKLGELLANRKLTNETQLAATKGKGGRVATARSLKASFLSQLKAFFDL